Part of the Hyalangium minutum genome is shown below.
TGCTTGAAGCGCAGGGGGTGGCCGTAAGCCATGCGGATCTGCTCGCGAACCAGGTCAATGCCCGTGACGAGCTCCGTCACCGGGTGCTCCACCTGGATGCGGGTGTTCATCTCCATGAAGTAGAACTGCCCGTTCTCGTCGAGCAGGTACTCGATGGTGCCCACGTTGTTGTAGCGCAGGCGCTTCATCGCATCGACGGAGACGCGCCCCATCTTCTCGCGCAGTTCCGGGGTGATGGCCGGCGAGGGGCTCTCTTCAATGAGCTTCTGGTGCCGCCGCTGCACGGAGCACTCGCGCTCGCCCAGGTGGATGATGTTGCCGTGCTCGTCTGCGGCGATTTGGATTTCGATGTGGCGCGGCTTCTCCACGTACCGCTCAATATAGAGATCACCGTTGTTGAAGCTGGCCACCGCCTCGGCCGCCGCCGTGGAGAACGCCTGCGACAGCACCTCCGGCGAGCGGACGATCTTCATCCCCTTCCCGCCACCGCCAGCCGCAGCCTTGATGATGACCGGGAAGCCGATCTCCCGGGCGATCGCCTCGGCCTCCTTCGGGTCCCTCACCACGCCCGCGCTGCCCGGCAGCAGCGGCAGGCCCGCCTCGCGCGCGGCCTGCTTGGCGCGCACCTTGTTACCCATCAGCCGGAGCATCTCCGGCCGGGGGCCAATGAAGCGAATCTTGCAGTTCTCACACACCTCGGCGAACTCGGCGTTCTCCGAGAGGAAGCCGTAGCCGGGGTGAATGGCGTCCGCG
Proteins encoded:
- the accC gene encoding acetyl-CoA carboxylase biotin carboxylase subunit, with the protein product MFKKVLIANRGEIALRVIRACRELGIATVAVHSTADANGLHVRFADEAVCIGPPPSKESYLNVPQLLSAAEITRADAIHPGYGFLSENAEFAEVCENCKIRFIGPRPEMLRLMGNKVRAKQAAREAGLPLLPGSAGVVRDPKEAEAIAREIGFPVIIKAAAGGGGKGMKIVRSPEVLSQAFSTAAAEAVASFNNGDLYIERYVEKPRHIEIQIAADEHGNIIHLGERECSVQRRHQKLIEESPSPAITPELREKMGRVSVDAMKRLRYNNVGTIEYLLDENGQFYFMEMNTRIQVEHPVTELVTGIDLVREQIRMAYGHPLRFKQEDIQMRGAAIECRVNAEDPVTFAPWPGKITGYSVPGGYGVRVDSAAYENYTVLPYYDSLLAKLIVYAEDRPTAIRRMQRALGEYVVEGIRTNIPFHRAALAEDAFQEGQYDTRFVERLLASETGSHRLKKAIEETP